The following are encoded together in the Ignavibacteriales bacterium genome:
- a CDS encoding TonB-dependent receptor family protein, producing MASYTRRIQRPRGWDLEPFITWIDANNVRIGNPSLLPELIDSYEGGIQTYISSVSISAEVYHRFTNNKVDRIRSVYEENVSLNSVASIGKDYSTGTEFMFIFDLFKFWNVNAMANIYDYRIEGVLYGESFSRKSFNWNTRLNNVFKLGVDTQLQLNLNYNSPTVSSQGTWEESYSADISAKQDFLEKMLSLTLQVQNIFGTSNHVSVLPVRIFQPIIALKGIPDCNA from the coding sequence ATGGCAAGCTACACACGCCGGATTCAACGCCCGCGAGGATGGGACCTTGAACCATTCATTACATGGATTGACGCAAACAATGTTCGTATCGGGAACCCCAGCCTACTTCCTGAATTAATAGATTCCTATGAAGGCGGTATTCAAACTTACATTAGCAGCGTATCGATTTCAGCCGAAGTTTATCATCGTTTTACAAATAATAAAGTTGACCGGATCAGATCTGTTTATGAAGAAAATGTAAGCTTAAATTCGGTGGCTAGTATTGGAAAAGATTATTCTACGGGAACAGAGTTTATGTTCATTTTTGATCTTTTCAAATTCTGGAACGTAAACGCTATGGCTAATATTTATGATTATAGAATTGAAGGAGTTTTATACGGTGAATCTTTCTCCCGAAAAAGTTTTAACTGGAACACCCGGCTGAATAATGTTTTTAAGCTGGGGGTAGATACGCAGCTTCAACTGAACCTGAATTATAACAGTCCCACTGTTTCATCACAAGGGACTTGGGAAGAATCTTACTCTGCCGATATTTCTGCAAAACAAGATTTTCTTGAAAAGATGCTTTCCCTCACCCTTCAGGTGCAGAATATTTTCGGAACATCAAATCATGTTTCAGTTCTTCCGGTCCGGATTTTTCAACCTATAATAGCTTTAAAAGGAATCCCCGATTGTAATGCTTAG
- a CDS encoding outer membrane beta-barrel protein — protein sequence MKKIYLLLLFIILTNSINLFAQKNFEKKDVGMVAGRVLDNDSKAAIEYANIVLLSIQDSSVITGTVTDVNGQFRLGDIAFGKYLLDVRFIGYQSQRFDVELSADKRMIILGDVLIVPDALQLNDVVVEGERSPVSYQIDKKVIDVDKMQTVISGNAADVLQNVPSVTVDIDGNVSLRGSSNFTVLIDGRPSIISGQDALQQIPANSIQNIEIITNPSAKYNPEGTAGIINIILKKNQNLGLSGTVNTNVGLNEKYGGDFLFQYKTSDVTYVLGMDYNKRISPGTRLQENTYLFGSTTSFINSSGDTEWGRIGLGVRAGMEFNLGESEFINLMGRYGTRNGLRNFNSDFENWTSLDPSVSTYKSTSTSDRIGDYAGANLTYIHRFEGKGHEIKTELNFGYDNGDDSTITESISNDKVFYGQRTNEFGPSRSFQAKIDYTLPLTETRKFESGYAGDLQNNDENNELLTYDTLSGVYQFQPLFSNLNKFKSNNQAFYGIYSDQFGDFGIQEGLEVNILTDQLLFLILIRILQLTAGTTSPPCIHLTNSAKALN from the coding sequence ATGAAAAAAATCTATTTACTACTTTTGTTTATTATACTGACTAACAGTATAAATTTATTCGCTCAAAAGAATTTTGAGAAAAAAGATGTCGGCATGGTTGCTGGTCGTGTGCTGGATAATGATTCTAAAGCAGCTATCGAATATGCTAATATTGTTTTACTGTCAATTCAGGATTCATCCGTTATCACAGGAACTGTTACTGATGTGAATGGTCAATTCAGGTTGGGTGATATTGCCTTTGGAAAATATTTACTTGATGTGAGATTCATCGGTTACCAATCCCAAAGGTTCGATGTAGAATTATCAGCCGATAAAAGAATGATCATTCTTGGCGATGTTCTTATTGTACCCGATGCACTCCAATTAAACGACGTAGTTGTTGAGGGTGAACGTTCGCCGGTTTCCTACCAGATTGATAAAAAAGTTATTGACGTTGATAAAATGCAGACTGTCATTTCAGGTAACGCCGCTGATGTTTTACAAAATGTACCTTCTGTCACGGTAGATATTGACGGCAATGTCAGCCTTCGGGGCAGTTCAAACTTTACTGTGTTGATTGACGGCAGACCTTCAATAATCAGCGGGCAGGATGCGCTTCAGCAGATACCGGCTAACTCAATTCAGAATATTGAAATCATTACTAACCCCTCCGCTAAATATAATCCCGAAGGTACTGCTGGAATCATAAATATTATTTTGAAAAAAAATCAAAACCTCGGGTTGAGTGGAACTGTCAATACGAATGTCGGCTTAAATGAAAAGTACGGCGGTGATTTTTTATTTCAATACAAAACCTCAGACGTCACGTATGTTTTGGGAATGGATTACAACAAGAGAATTTCTCCCGGAACGAGGTTGCAGGAAAACACATACCTTTTCGGAAGTACAACTTCATTTATTAATTCTTCAGGCGATACTGAATGGGGACGAATTGGGTTGGGCGTTAGAGCCGGAATGGAATTCAATCTGGGGGAAAGTGAATTTATAAATCTAATGGGACGTTATGGAACGCGCAATGGCTTGCGAAATTTCAATTCTGATTTTGAAAACTGGACATCTCTCGACCCCTCCGTTTCGACATATAAAAGTACAAGTACGAGTGATCGAATTGGTGATTATGCCGGCGCTAACCTGACATATATTCATAGATTTGAAGGCAAAGGACATGAAATAAAAACCGAATTAAATTTCGGTTACGATAATGGTGATGATTCAACTATTACAGAATCAATTTCAAATGATAAAGTTTTTTATGGACAAAGAACAAATGAGTTCGGTCCTTCAAGAAGCTTTCAAGCTAAAATTGATTATACGTTACCTCTGACCGAGACAAGAAAATTTGAATCCGGTTATGCCGGCGATCTTCAAAACAATGATGAGAATAATGAACTGCTTACTTATGACACTCTTTCAGGTGTTTATCAATTTCAGCCCCTGTTTAGCAACCTGAATAAATTCAAAAGTAATAATCAGGCTTTCTATGGAATTTACTCAGATCAGTTTGGAGATTTCGGAATTCAGGAGGGTTTAGAAGTGAATATACTTACAGATCAATTACTCTTCTTAATACTGATCAGAATTTTACAATTGACCGCTGGGACTACTTCCCCACCCTGCATTCATCTTACAAATTCAGCGAAGGCACTCAATTGA
- a CDS encoding response regulator transcription factor — protein sequence MKKIRILLVEDNRLLREGISDLLKKQPDMAVVTTVGNGENILALIGKLKPSIVLLDLGLRSQNSLHIVKLVKKDFSEIKIVVMDLVPLQADVFQFVQAGVSGFMLKDISVTEFLKTLRSVYDGVQVLPPNLTGSLFSQIVDYAINGSKPSAIEESVRMTKREKQVIELIANGSTNKEIAQNLHLSTYTVKSHVHNILEKLALNTRVQIAKHAHLSEAYKTAIETTSILYE from the coding sequence ATGAAAAAAATCCGAATATTGCTTGTTGAAGACAATCGCCTTTTGCGAGAAGGCATTTCCGATTTGCTTAAAAAGCAGCCAGATATGGCAGTTGTTACGACCGTCGGTAATGGCGAAAACATTTTGGCGCTAATTGGTAAGCTAAAACCAAGTATCGTACTCCTGGATCTTGGTTTACGAAGTCAAAACAGTTTGCATATTGTAAAATTAGTTAAGAAAGATTTTTCTGAAATAAAAATAGTTGTGATGGATCTTGTACCATTACAAGCAGATGTTTTTCAATTTGTGCAAGCCGGTGTTTCAGGATTTATGTTAAAAGATATAAGTGTCACAGAATTTTTAAAAACTCTTCGATCAGTTTATGATGGAGTGCAGGTTTTACCACCGAATTTGACCGGTTCACTGTTTTCTCAAATCGTTGACTATGCAATTAACGGATCCAAACCGTCTGCAATTGAGGAGTCGGTTCGAATGACAAAGCGTGAGAAACAAGTTATTGAACTGATTGCAAATGGTTCTACCAATAAAGAGATCGCGCAAAATCTTCATCTCTCAACCTACACGGTCAAAAGTCACGTTCATAATATCCTTGAAAAATTAGCGCTTAACACACGTGTACAAATTGCAAAACACGCCCACCTTTCTGAAGCTTACAAAACCGCAATAGAAACAACCTCAATACTCTACGAATAA
- the kaiC gene encoding circadian clock protein KaiC, with protein MKKREVKFKRRTLLKSPTSIQGFDEITSGGLPKGRPTLVCGGAGCGKTLFAMEFLVRGATVYNEPGVFISFEETEKELISNVASLGFDLANLKKHKKIWLEHINVERGEIEHNGEYDLKGLFVHIHNAIESIGAKRVVLDTIETLFSELPNPTMVRTELRRLFSWLKKKNVTTIVTGEKGEGTLTRQSLEEYVSDCVILLDHRVTDQSSIRRLRIIKYRGSTHGTNEYPFLIDEDGFSVLPVTSLGLNHVSSKERISTGIPRLDTMMSGKGYYRTSTILVSGTAGTGKTSLAAQFVEEACKRGERVLYFAFEESPSQFMRNMSSIGIHLEPWVKKGLLHFHATRPTLHGLEHHLTTTIKLINKVQPQIVVLDPIDAFIIGNNQTEVKIMLLRLVDFLKMRNITALFASLSNGGENQELTDMAISSLIDTWILLRDIEIGGERNRGLYILKSRGMDHSNQIREFKLTDHGIELLDVYVGPEGVLTGSARLSQEAKNDAEQLARQQEIDRKQSGIELKRAALEAQIVVLKSEFQEEESEAIKLIEMEKAYSKKFADDKRNMAKSRKADKLIKKTLIM; from the coding sequence ATGAAAAAAAGAGAAGTAAAATTTAAAAGAAGAACCCTTCTAAAATCCCCTACTAGCATTCAGGGATTTGATGAAATAACAAGCGGCGGATTGCCAAAAGGCAGACCAACACTTGTATGCGGGGGTGCAGGCTGCGGCAAGACATTATTTGCGATGGAATTTCTTGTTCGAGGTGCAACTGTTTACAATGAGCCCGGAGTTTTTATATCATTCGAGGAAACGGAGAAAGAATTAATATCTAATGTAGCTTCCCTGGGGTTTGACCTGGCTAATCTTAAAAAACACAAAAAGATTTGGCTCGAGCATATTAATGTTGAGCGGGGAGAAATAGAACATAACGGTGAATATGATTTAAAAGGATTGTTCGTTCATATCCATAATGCTATAGAAAGTATTGGCGCTAAACGAGTTGTGCTGGACACTATTGAAACGCTTTTTTCAGAACTGCCTAATCCTACTATGGTTCGTACAGAACTGCGAAGGTTATTTAGCTGGTTAAAAAAGAAAAATGTAACAACAATAGTAACAGGGGAAAAAGGTGAGGGTACACTAACACGACAAAGTTTGGAAGAGTACGTTTCCGATTGTGTTATTCTGCTGGATCATCGCGTTACCGATCAATCATCTATACGACGATTGCGCATTATTAAATATCGCGGTTCAACTCACGGCACTAATGAATATCCTTTCTTAATTGATGAAGATGGATTTTCTGTTCTACCGGTCACTTCGCTTGGATTAAATCACGTTTCGTCCAAAGAAAGAATTTCAACAGGTATTCCGCGGCTTGATACAATGATGTCTGGTAAAGGTTACTATCGCACCAGCACTATACTCGTTTCCGGCACTGCAGGTACTGGAAAAACAAGTCTTGCAGCTCAGTTCGTTGAAGAGGCTTGTAAACGAGGTGAGCGAGTGCTTTATTTTGCTTTTGAAGAATCTCCGAGTCAGTTCATGCGCAATATGTCTTCGATAGGGATACACTTAGAGCCCTGGGTAAAAAAAGGATTGCTTCACTTTCATGCAACCCGCCCAACACTTCATGGATTAGAACATCATTTAACAACAACCATAAAATTAATTAATAAAGTTCAACCGCAAATTGTAGTTCTTGATCCCATTGATGCATTTATTATTGGAAACAATCAAACCGAAGTTAAAATAATGCTGCTACGTTTAGTAGATTTTTTGAAGATGAGGAATATTACTGCATTGTTTGCAAGTCTTTCCAATGGAGGCGAAAACCAGGAGCTTACAGATATGGCGATATCATCATTGATAGATACCTGGATTCTATTGCGTGATATTGAAATAGGCGGTGAACGAAATAGAGGATTGTATATTCTTAAATCGCGCGGAATGGATCATTCAAACCAAATCCGTGAATTTAAACTCACAGATCATGGAATCGAACTGCTGGATGTATATGTGGGTCCTGAAGGTGTATTAACGGGTTCAGCCCGATTATCACAGGAAGCCAAAAATGATGCAGAGCAATTAGCACGTCAGCAGGAAATTGATCGCAAACAATCTGGAATAGAACTTAAACGTGCTGCATTGGAAGCTCAAATTGTTGTATTAAAGTCCGAGTTCCA